Proteins encoded together in one Bradyrhizobium sp. PSBB068 window:
- a CDS encoding adenylate/guanylate cyclase domain-containing protein, producing the protein MFRNSIRQKIVGIATGLIILAVITSLLSMVMASQVGHLLDELTNRYIPAYGHLARVNIRALERSLAMRRMMMAKMQPPGEDAGYDAARKTFDEVEPLIKREADAARVLIASIIADPSTPSDNAALGRLDDRIDNAVNDLLMRLNAENKTLLGQLDSKDFAAARQTTLRADALRDEFNTRIEGIRADMLAQVGSAAAKVTGAQQRAIIISGVVTAIAAILGFVFAMLVGSGITRPVMRLLEGTREVEAGRLDGSIAITTQDEIGQLSAAFNRMIETLRHNQRIRETFGRYINPRIAEGLLEQPAIAATEGQRRIMTVMFCDMKGFTSLSEGVTPRGLVKIMNLYLSTMSAPVHTHRGIIDKYIGDAIMAYWGAPFVEEAEQTHLAALAAIDMIGQVNQLRKDLPELLGVRAIPADCDIRIGIATGEALVGSIGSEFMMSYTVLGDTVNLASRLEGANKFYGSRSLISEATAAACASTIELREIDRLVAVGQTQPVAVFEIIGKKDELTPAQTDLRQRYADGLAAYRERRWDDAARAFDAALAAVPGDGPSITLKARVERFRRDPPAADWDGAWHLESK; encoded by the coding sequence ATGTTTCGAAATTCGATCAGGCAGAAGATCGTCGGCATCGCCACGGGACTCATCATCCTCGCGGTGATCACCTCGCTGCTCTCCATGGTGATGGCGAGCCAGGTCGGCCACCTCCTCGATGAACTCACCAATCGCTACATCCCCGCCTACGGCCATCTCGCCCGCGTCAACATCCGCGCACTGGAGCGGTCGCTGGCGATGCGCCGGATGATGATGGCGAAGATGCAGCCGCCGGGCGAAGACGCAGGCTACGATGCGGCGCGCAAGACTTTCGACGAAGTCGAGCCGCTGATCAAGCGCGAGGCCGACGCCGCGCGCGTGCTGATCGCCTCGATCATCGCCGATCCCTCGACGCCCTCAGACAATGCCGCGCTCGGACGGCTCGACGACCGCATCGACAACGCCGTCAACGACCTCTTGATGCGCCTGAACGCCGAGAACAAGACGCTGCTCGGCCAGCTCGACAGCAAGGATTTCGCGGCCGCGCGACAGACCACGCTCCGCGCCGACGCCCTGCGCGACGAATTCAACACCAGGATCGAAGGCATCCGTGCCGACATGCTGGCGCAGGTCGGCTCGGCCGCGGCGAAGGTGACCGGCGCGCAGCAGCGGGCGATCATCATCTCCGGCGTCGTCACCGCCATCGCCGCGATCCTCGGCTTCGTATTCGCGATGCTGGTCGGCAGCGGCATCACGCGCCCGGTGATGCGCCTCCTGGAGGGCACCCGCGAGGTCGAGGCCGGCCGCCTCGACGGCAGCATCGCCATCACGACCCAGGACGAGATCGGCCAGCTGTCGGCCGCCTTCAACCGCATGATCGAGACGCTGCGTCACAACCAGCGTATCCGCGAGACATTCGGCCGCTACATCAATCCGCGGATCGCCGAGGGCCTGCTCGAGCAGCCGGCAATCGCCGCAACCGAAGGACAGCGCCGCATCATGACGGTGATGTTCTGCGACATGAAGGGCTTCACCAGCCTGAGCGAAGGCGTGACGCCGCGCGGCCTGGTCAAGATCATGAACCTCTATTTGTCGACGATGTCGGCGCCGGTCCACACCCATCGCGGCATCATCGACAAGTATATCGGCGACGCCATCATGGCCTATTGGGGGGCGCCCTTCGTCGAGGAGGCCGAGCAGACCCATCTGGCTGCGCTTGCCGCCATCGACATGATCGGCCAGGTCAACCAGCTCCGCAAGGATCTGCCCGAGCTGCTCGGCGTGCGCGCGATCCCGGCCGACTGCGACATCCGGATCGGCATCGCCACCGGCGAAGCGCTGGTCGGCAGCATCGGCTCCGAATTCATGATGAGCTACACGGTGCTCGGCGATACCGTGAACCTCGCCTCGCGGCTGGAAGGCGCCAACAAGTTCTACGGCAGCCGCAGCCTGATCTCGGAGGCCACCGCCGCGGCCTGCGCCTCGACCATCGAGCTGCGCGAGATCGACCGCCTCGTCGCCGTCGGCCAGACCCAGCCGGTCGCCGTGTTCGAGATCATCGGCAAGAAGGATGAGTTGACGCCGGCGCAGACCGACCTGCGGCAGCGCTACGCCGACGGTCTCGCCGCCTATCGCGAGCGCCGCTGGGACGACGCGGCGCGCGCGTTCGATGCCGCGCTGGCTGCCGTACCGGGCGACGGACCGTCGATCACACTGAAGGCGCGGGTTGAACGCTTCCGGCGCGATCCGCCGGCTGCCGATTGGGACGGTGCGTGGCACCTGGAGTCCAAGTAG
- a CDS encoding cupin domain-containing protein, whose product MPELINLGALQLKFLHSKETTGGSIDLFEMTLQPNARMPIPHYHESWDETIYGLSGVSTWRLDGEDIELGTGEMVFIKRGIVHRFTNRSNGPATCLCMLSPGALGPQYFREMAALLTGGAPDPAKMKETMLRYGLVPVAP is encoded by the coding sequence ATGCCTGAACTGATCAATCTTGGCGCCCTACAATTGAAGTTCCTGCACAGCAAGGAGACGACCGGCGGCAGCATCGACCTGTTCGAGATGACGTTGCAGCCGAACGCGCGGATGCCGATCCCGCATTATCATGAGAGCTGGGACGAGACGATCTACGGGCTGTCGGGCGTCTCGACCTGGCGGCTCGACGGCGAGGACATCGAGCTCGGCACCGGCGAGATGGTGTTCATCAAGCGCGGCATCGTGCACCGCTTCACCAACCGCTCGAACGGTCCCGCGACTTGTCTCTGCATGCTGAGCCCCGGCGCGCTCGGTCCGCAATACTTCAGGGAGATGGCAGCGCTGCTGACCGGCGGCGCGCCCGATCCCGCGAAGATGAAGGAAACCATGCTGCGTTACGGACTGGTGCCCGTGGCGCCTTGA
- a CDS encoding tetratricopeptide repeat protein, translated as MLPQQTARAAGGGGGGGGAGGGELYGSSYSTPAPSYPQEKGRRTTHRVKKPAKQSSFDDPAFRDGYRAAYATIYEQNDYAAAIAQLHALGNDDHPNVANLIGYSYRKLGDYKQSQVWYERALRADPNHVLTWNYYGLWQIEQGNRDAAQYHLSRIAEICGTTCDEYRSLAAALEKPPGTSLVY; from the coding sequence ATGTTGCCACAGCAGACTGCCCGCGCTGCCGGCGGCGGTGGTGGCGGCGGAGGAGCAGGCGGCGGTGAACTCTACGGCTCGAGCTACAGCACTCCTGCGCCGTCGTATCCCCAGGAGAAGGGCAGACGGACCACGCACAGGGTGAAGAAACCGGCCAAGCAATCCAGCTTCGACGATCCGGCATTCCGTGACGGCTATCGCGCTGCCTATGCAACGATCTACGAGCAGAACGACTATGCCGCCGCGATCGCGCAGTTGCACGCGCTCGGCAACGATGATCATCCGAACGTCGCCAACCTGATCGGCTACTCCTATCGCAAGCTCGGCGACTACAAGCAGTCGCAGGTCTGGTACGAGCGTGCGCTGAGGGCCGATCCGAACCACGTGCTGACGTGGAACTACTACGGCCTGTGGCAGATCGAGCAGGGCAACCGCGATGCCGCCCAATATCATCTGAGCCGGATTGCCGAAATCTGCGGCACAACGTGCGACGAATATCGCTCGCTGGCCGCGGCGCTCGAGAAACCGCCAGGGACAAGTCTCGTCTACTGA
- a CDS encoding amino acid decarboxylase, producing the protein MDYFKRFNFLFAAPVFESDDLEGIRFNQIVTEIERSGFEVVRARKLEDAEIAVQTDAAIGCMVVDWGKKGLEGKTAALINLMRRRGLDFPILLLIRRKRFEDLPVEVLDFIDGYVFLSEETPSFIAKNLISRLKQYAENLKTPFFGALVDYAEEGNQLWTCPGHNGGVFYSRSPIGRVFVEHLGEAVFRDDLDNSVLDLGDLLTHEGPALKAQKEAARIFGAEKTYFVLNGTSTSNKVALGSLVTDGDLVLFDRNNHKAAHHGALLLGGGIPVYVPTVRNAWGLIGPMRWDLLDEGTLRDHIRKHPLVKDENAWKKERPFRVAVVEQCTYDGTIHSAEMILKRIGHLCDYILFDEAWAGFMKFHPIYAGRFAMGLANLGPEAPGIIATQSTHKQLASFSQASQIHIRDRHIKGQKRRVEHRRFNESFMQHASTSPFYPIFASLDVGAQMMKGRSGEVLWDDTIRLGIELRKKIRAVKREFEEKETRPERRWFFEPFVPDRVMIPDAARENGVHNVAWETISTDQLATTPSYWQLNPGETWHGFPELTAGFAMTDPNKLTLLTPGFDHATGAYADHGIPAPVVAQYLRENQIVAEKNDLNSLLFLLTPGVEASKAGTLVSGLVAFKKLHDDNALIEDVIPEFFRRRPQRYTGVRLRDLCGDMHRFFRDGGVSTLQARQFLPEHLPEIAMSPRQAAQYLIRNDVDYLPIDQIFGRVAATPFVVYPPGIATIVPGERLSERSKPMIDYLKMFEASFNAFPGFEVEVQGIYKEIDDAGRVRFYTYVVSE; encoded by the coding sequence ATGGACTATTTCAAACGCTTCAACTTTCTGTTCGCCGCGCCGGTTTTCGAGTCCGACGACCTCGAAGGCATCCGCTTCAACCAGATCGTCACTGAGATCGAGCGCTCCGGCTTCGAGGTGGTGCGCGCCCGCAAGCTGGAAGACGCCGAGATCGCGGTGCAGACCGATGCCGCGATCGGCTGCATGGTGGTCGACTGGGGCAAGAAGGGCCTCGAGGGCAAGACCGCGGCCCTGATCAATCTGATGCGCCGCCGCGGCCTCGACTTCCCGATCCTGCTCCTGATCCGCCGCAAGCGCTTCGAGGACCTACCGGTCGAGGTGCTGGACTTCATCGACGGCTATGTGTTCCTGTCGGAGGAGACCCCGTCCTTCATCGCCAAGAACCTGATCTCCAGGCTGAAGCAATATGCCGAGAACCTGAAGACGCCGTTCTTCGGCGCGCTGGTCGACTATGCCGAGGAAGGCAACCAGCTCTGGACCTGCCCGGGCCACAATGGCGGCGTGTTCTACAGCCGCAGCCCGATCGGGCGGGTGTTCGTCGAGCATCTCGGCGAAGCCGTGTTCCGCGACGACCTCGACAATTCCGTGCTCGACCTCGGCGACCTCCTCACCCATGAGGGGCCGGCGCTGAAGGCGCAGAAGGAAGCGGCGCGGATCTTCGGCGCCGAAAAGACCTATTTCGTGCTCAACGGCACCTCGACCTCCAACAAGGTCGCACTCGGCTCGCTGGTCACCGACGGCGACCTCGTGCTGTTCGACCGCAACAACCACAAGGCAGCGCATCACGGCGCGCTGCTGCTCGGCGGCGGCATCCCGGTCTATGTGCCGACGGTACGCAACGCCTGGGGCCTGATCGGTCCGATGCGCTGGGATCTGCTCGACGAGGGCACGCTGCGCGACCACATCCGCAAGCATCCGCTGGTCAAGGACGAGAACGCCTGGAAGAAGGAGCGCCCGTTCCGCGTCGCCGTGGTCGAGCAGTGCACCTATGACGGCACCATCCACTCCGCCGAGATGATCCTGAAGCGGATCGGCCACCTCTGCGACTACATCCTGTTCGACGAGGCCTGGGCCGGCTTCATGAAATTCCACCCGATCTATGCCGGGCGGTTCGCGATGGGGCTCGCCAATCTCGGCCCCGAGGCGCCCGGCATCATTGCCACCCAATCGACCCACAAGCAGCTCGCGAGCTTCTCGCAGGCCTCACAGATCCATATCCGCGACCGCCACATCAAGGGCCAGAAGCGCCGGGTCGAGCACCGCCGCTTCAACGAAAGCTTCATGCAGCACGCCTCGACCTCGCCGTTCTATCCGATCTTCGCCTCGCTCGATGTCGGCGCGCAGATGATGAAGGGCCGCTCCGGCGAAGTGTTGTGGGACGACACGATCCGGCTCGGCATCGAGCTGCGCAAGAAGATCCGCGCGGTGAAGCGCGAGTTCGAGGAAAAGGAGACGCGCCCCGAGCGGCGCTGGTTCTTCGAGCCGTTCGTGCCCGACCGCGTGATGATCCCTGATGCCGCCCGCGAGAACGGCGTGCACAATGTCGCCTGGGAGACCATCTCGACCGACCAGCTCGCGACCACGCCATCCTACTGGCAGCTCAATCCCGGCGAGACCTGGCACGGCTTCCCCGAGCTGACGGCCGGCTTTGCCATGACCGACCCGAACAAGCTCACCTTGCTGACGCCGGGCTTCGACCATGCCACCGGCGCCTATGCCGATCACGGCATCCCCGCGCCGGTCGTGGCGCAGTATCTGCGCGAGAACCAGATCGTCGCCGAGAAGAACGACCTCAACTCCCTGCTCTTCCTGCTGACGCCCGGCGTCGAGGCCAGCAAGGCCGGCACGCTGGTCTCCGGGCTCGTCGCCTTCAAGAAGCTGCACGACGACAACGCGCTGATCGAGGACGTCATCCCGGAATTCTTCCGCCGCCGCCCGCAACGCTACACCGGCGTGCGGCTGCGCGATCTCTGCGGCGACATGCACCGCTTCTTCCGCGACGGCGGCGTCAGCACGCTGCAGGCCAGGCAATTCCTGCCCGAGCACCTGCCCGAGATCGCGATGTCGCCGCGCCAGGCGGCGCAATATTTGATCCGCAACGACGTCGATTATCTGCCGATCGACCAGATCTTCGGCCGCGTCGCCGCGACGCCGTTCGTGGTCTACCCGCCCGGCATCGCCACCATCGTGCCCGGCGAGCGGCTGTCGGAACGAAGCAAGCCGATGATCGATTATCTCAAGATGTTCGAGGCGAGCTTCAACGCGTTCCCGGGCTTCGAGGTCGAGGTGCAAGGCATCTACAAGGAGATCGACGACGCCGGCCGGGTCCGCTTCTACACCTATGTCGTGTCCGAATAG
- a CDS encoding N-acetyltransferase, which yields MENDHKITVRASRDSDVDAMLSIYRHHIRHGIEESVDDNGTPEPDDLRDRRKNLRNTRLPHLVAVCDGEVVGYAYVVQFRKRPAYRYTVKHSIYIHHRFIGKGVGGRLLQELVDTCAAAGFRQMIGYIDSDNAASLALHDRFGFARVGHLPGVAYRYGRWSDTVMVQRSLAAGSTAPPPPRAAVAAVMGAFRFPSFRGSQSESPESISPQLCGPTDSGFVLRTPRNDGGEKHHSLQQLGRTRAPTPA from the coding sequence ATGGAGAATGATCACAAGATCACCGTCCGTGCCTCGCGCGACAGCGACGTCGATGCGATGCTGTCGATCTACCGCCACCACATCCGCCACGGCATCGAGGAGAGCGTCGACGACAACGGCACGCCAGAGCCCGACGATCTACGCGACCGCCGCAAGAATTTGCGCAACACCCGCCTGCCGCATCTGGTCGCGGTGTGCGACGGCGAGGTGGTCGGCTACGCCTATGTGGTCCAGTTCCGCAAGCGCCCGGCCTACCGCTACACGGTGAAGCATTCGATCTACATCCACCACCGCTTCATCGGCAAGGGCGTCGGCGGCCGGCTGCTGCAGGAGCTGGTCGACACCTGCGCCGCGGCCGGCTTCCGCCAGATGATCGGCTACATCGACAGCGACAACGCCGCATCGCTCGCGCTGCACGACCGCTTCGGCTTTGCCCGTGTCGGTCACCTGCCGGGCGTCGCCTATCGTTACGGCCGCTGGTCCGACACCGTGATGGTACAACGCTCGCTCGCCGCCGGCTCGACCGCCCCGCCGCCCCCCCGCGCCGCTGTCGCGGCGGTGATGGGGGCCTTCCGCTTCCCGTCATTCCGGGGTTCGCAGAGCGAGAGCCCGGAATCCATTTCGCCGCAATTGTGCGGCCCGACGGATTCCGGGTTCGTGCTTCGCACGCCCCGGAATGACGGCGGGGAGAAACACCACTCGCTTCAACAGCTCGGCCGTACGCGCGCCCCTACTCCAGCGTGA
- a CDS encoding dodecin domain-containing protein: MPTTHDKDHVYKILELVGSSDKSIEAAIENAVSRASKTIREMKWFEVVQTRGHIEGGKVAHYQVTLRVGFTLE, from the coding sequence ATGCCCACGACGCACGACAAGGACCACGTCTACAAGATCCTCGAACTGGTCGGATCATCGGACAAAAGCATCGAGGCGGCGATCGAGAATGCGGTCAGCCGCGCGTCGAAGACGATCCGGGAAATGAAGTGGTTCGAGGTGGTGCAGACTCGGGGCCACATCGAGGGCGGCAAGGTTGCGCATTATCAGGTGACGCTGCGGGTCGGCTTCACGCTGGAGTAG
- a CDS encoding HdeD family acid-resistance protein, with protein sequence MSTASSSPATPPHSLGSGLANLRAKWGWIVALGVIYLIAGVLAFGSVFFATVVSVLFVGAMMIVAGVAEIINAFQFKTWGKFLFWLLLGALYVVAGFITFENPLLAAATLTLFLGVALVVSGIVRIFLAFGMNSAAPWGMVAISGLITLVLGAMILARWPVSSLYVLGIFLSVDLICAGVSWISMGMALKQRA encoded by the coding sequence ATGTCGACTGCGTCCAGCTCACCCGCCACACCTCCTCACAGCCTCGGATCCGGGCTTGCCAACCTTCGCGCGAAGTGGGGCTGGATCGTCGCCCTCGGCGTGATCTACCTGATCGCCGGCGTGCTCGCCTTCGGCAGCGTGTTCTTCGCCACCGTCGTCAGCGTGCTGTTCGTCGGCGCCATGATGATCGTCGCAGGCGTTGCTGAGATCATCAACGCGTTCCAGTTCAAGACCTGGGGCAAGTTCCTGTTCTGGCTGCTCCTCGGCGCGCTCTACGTCGTCGCGGGCTTCATTACCTTCGAGAACCCACTACTCGCCGCGGCGACGCTGACGCTGTTCCTCGGCGTAGCTCTCGTGGTGTCCGGCATTGTCCGCATCTTCCTGGCGTTCGGCATGAACTCGGCCGCGCCGTGGGGCATGGTCGCGATCTCCGGGCTGATCACGCTCGTGCTCGGCGCCATGATCCTGGCGCGCTGGCCGGTGTCGAGCCTCTACGTGCTCGGCATCTTCCTCAGCGTCGACTTGATCTGCGCCGGTGTCAGCTGGATCAGCATGGGCATGGCGCTGAAGCAGCGCGCCTGA
- a CDS encoding DUF4239 domain-containing protein, whose translation MVAVVVAILIFVLLTGAALATMAIHAQLADHHRSDETNTSVRLVATLFVTMPSLLLGLMMNNAANTYVAVDRNLHVFATDLILLDRSMRPLGPSADEPRKRLLAYVEQALKDAPISRANEVSEHLLDQVGNSLRELKFNDEQKIALWNEARSVYRQAVQQRWTFVEQSDGSFPSPLICILVGWLTLMFATLGFRAPRNAVVISITVAAAALIAAAIYLILEMSTPFSGPIQLSDRPLVRAAEEIRR comes from the coding sequence GTGGTTGCAGTCGTCGTCGCCATCCTGATCTTCGTACTGTTGACCGGTGCGGCGCTCGCGACCATGGCGATCCATGCCCAGCTCGCGGACCATCACCGCAGCGACGAGACCAATACCTCGGTACGCCTGGTTGCGACCCTGTTCGTCACCATGCCGTCGCTGCTGCTCGGCCTGATGATGAACAATGCCGCCAACACCTATGTGGCGGTCGACCGCAATCTGCATGTCTTCGCCACCGATCTCATCCTGCTCGACCGCAGCATGCGGCCGCTCGGCCCCAGCGCCGACGAGCCGCGCAAGCGGCTGCTCGCCTATGTCGAGCAGGCGCTCAAGGATGCGCCGATCTCGCGCGCGAACGAGGTGTCCGAACATCTGCTCGACCAGGTCGGCAACAGTCTCCGCGAGCTCAAGTTCAACGACGAGCAGAAGATCGCGCTGTGGAACGAGGCCCGGTCGGTCTACCGGCAGGCAGTGCAGCAGCGCTGGACCTTTGTCGAGCAGTCCGACGGTTCGTTTCCGTCGCCGCTGATCTGCATCCTGGTCGGCTGGTTGACGCTGATGTTCGCGACGCTGGGCTTTCGTGCGCCGCGCAACGCGGTCGTGATCTCGATCACCGTCGCCGCGGCGGCGCTGATCGCGGCCGCGATCTATCTGATCCTCGAAATGAGCACGCCGTTCTCCGGCCCGATCCAGCTCTCCGACCGCCCGCTGGTGCGCGCAGCCGAGGAGATCAGGCGATAG
- a CDS encoding dehydrogenase has translation MHIVDDSEVNRVLSFPVLIEAIEAAHRRPKIAVHDSYLGDDKGQQLVTRSAVDAGRFMMTKLYTSFPGNLAHGKLPAVQAVCVLFDGNDGRPLAVMDAAEITHWKTAADSALGAKHLARPDVETLLVVGAGEMAHWLVRGHRTVRPSLKRVRIWNRTIARAEELAAQLEGEGIAAEAVTDLDAATREADIITTCTRSRAPLVKGANLKPGTHLDLVGGFTPDTRESDDEAAQRSRIFVDRRESAFDGVGDILQPIASGAIKESDVLGDHYDLAGGKVKGRLSDSDITFFKNAGGGHLDLMTCETVLAQLGKELR, from the coding sequence GTGCATATTGTCGACGACAGCGAGGTCAACCGCGTCCTGAGCTTTCCGGTCCTGATCGAGGCGATCGAGGCCGCGCACCGGCGGCCGAAGATTGCGGTGCATGACAGCTATCTCGGCGACGACAAGGGCCAGCAGCTGGTGACCCGCAGCGCGGTCGATGCCGGTCGCTTCATGATGACCAAGCTGTACACCAGCTTCCCGGGCAACCTTGCCCACGGCAAGCTGCCGGCGGTGCAGGCGGTCTGCGTGCTGTTCGACGGCAATGACGGCCGGCCGCTCGCGGTGATGGACGCCGCCGAGATCACCCATTGGAAGACCGCGGCGGACTCTGCGCTCGGCGCCAAGCACCTGGCGCGGCCCGACGTCGAGACGCTGCTGGTGGTCGGCGCCGGCGAGATGGCGCACTGGCTGGTGCGCGGCCACCGCACGGTGCGGCCGTCGCTAAAGCGGGTCCGGATCTGGAATCGGACCATCGCGCGTGCCGAGGAACTCGCCGCGCAGCTCGAAGGCGAAGGGATTGCCGCCGAGGCCGTCACCGACCTCGACGCCGCGACCCGCGAGGCCGACATCATCACCACCTGCACCCGCTCGCGCGCGCCGCTGGTCAAGGGTGCCAATTTGAAGCCCGGCACCCATCTCGACCTGGTCGGCGGCTTCACCCCCGACACCCGCGAATCCGACGACGAGGCGGCGCAGCGCTCGCGCATCTTCGTCGACCGCCGCGAATCCGCCTTCGACGGCGTCGGCGACATCCTGCAGCCGATCGCCAGCGGCGCGATCAAGGAGAGCGACGTGCTCGGCGACCATTACGACCTCGCCGGCGGCAAGGTGAAGGGCCGCTTGTCGGATAGCGACATCACCTTCTTCAAGAACGCCGGCGGCGGGCATCTCGATCTGATGACCTGCGAGACGGTGCTTGCGCAGCTGGGGAAGGAGTTGCGGTAA
- a CDS encoding type I pantothenate kinase produces the protein MTNPDELSAYMIFSRSDWAALRASTSLTLSEADLAALRGLNGPITTAEVSDVYLPLTRLLNLHFSAARNLMQVKAEFLGRPARRSPYIIALAGSVGVGKSTFARVLCALLAGWADHPRVELVTTDGFLHANAVLEERGLMRRKGFPDSYDLPRMLRFLAAAKAGEGELELPVYSHLIGDIVPSERQLIRLPDILVFEGLNVLLARGNAPVVVSDFFDFSIYLDADEADIQSWYVERFLKLQPTAFRNPASYFHHYRDLPPSDAREVAERLWREHHRANLRENILPTRTRADVVLRKRSDHSIGEVWLRET, from the coding sequence ATGACCAACCCCGACGAACTCTCGGCTTACATGATCTTCAGCCGCAGCGACTGGGCCGCATTGCGGGCCAGCACATCGCTGACGCTCTCGGAGGCCGATCTTGCGGCGTTGCGCGGCTTGAATGGGCCGATCACGACGGCCGAAGTCTCCGACGTCTACTTGCCGCTCACGCGGCTGCTGAACCTGCATTTCTCGGCGGCGCGCAATCTGATGCAGGTGAAGGCGGAATTTCTCGGCCGGCCGGCGCGGCGTTCGCCCTACATCATCGCACTGGCCGGGAGTGTCGGCGTCGGCAAGAGCACCTTTGCCCGCGTGCTGTGCGCGCTGCTGGCCGGCTGGGCCGATCATCCGCGCGTCGAGCTGGTGACGACCGACGGCTTCCTGCATGCCAACGCCGTCCTGGAAGAGCGCGGCCTGATGCGGCGCAAGGGCTTTCCCGACAGCTACGACCTGCCGCGGATGCTGCGCTTCCTCGCGGCGGCCAAGGCGGGCGAGGGCGAGCTGGAATTGCCGGTGTACTCGCATCTGATCGGCGATATCGTGCCGTCGGAGCGGCAGCTGATCCGGCTGCCGGACATCCTGGTGTTCGAGGGCCTCAACGTGCTGCTGGCGCGCGGCAATGCGCCGGTGGTGGTGTCGGATTTCTTCGACTTCTCGATCTATCTCGATGCCGACGAGGCCGACATCCAGTCCTGGTATGTCGAGCGCTTCCTCAAGCTGCAGCCAACCGCGTTCCGAAACCCGGCGTCCTATTTTCACCATTACCGGGACCTGCCGCCGAGCGACGCGCGCGAGGTGGCGGAGCGGCTGTGGCGCGAGCATCATCGCGCCAATCTCAGGGAGAACATCCTGCCGACGCGGACCCGCGCCGACGTCGTGCTGCGCAAGCGCTCCGATCACTCGATCGGCGAGGTCTGGCTGCGGGAGACGTAG